A single region of the Phyllostomus discolor isolate MPI-MPIP mPhyDis1 chromosome 14, mPhyDis1.pri.v3, whole genome shotgun sequence genome encodes:
- the GPR61 gene encoding G-protein coupled receptor 61, translated as MESSPVPQPSGNSSALGRAPHTPGPSTASGVPEAELRDVASESVALFFMLLLDLTAVAGNAAVMAVIAKTPALRKFVFVFHLCLVDLLAALTLMPLAMLSSSALFDHDLFGEVACRLYLFLSVCFVSLAILSVSAINVERYYYVVHPMRYEVRMTLGLVTSVLVGVWVKALAVASVPVLGRVSREEGAPSMPPGCSLQWSRSAYCQLFVVVFAVLYFLLPLLLILVVYCSMFRVARVAAMQHGPLPTWMETPRQRSESLSSRSTMVTSSGAHQTTPHRTFGGGKAAVVLLAVGGQFLLCWLPYFSFHLYVALSAQPISTRQVENVVTWIGYFCFTSNPFFYGCLNRQIRGELSKQFVCFFKQAPEEELRLPSREGSIEENFLQFLQGTGCSTESWASRPLPSPKQEPAAVDFRIPGQIAEETSELLEQQLTSDIITSDSYLRPAPSPRPES; from the coding sequence ATGGAGTCCTCGCCCGTCCCCCAGCCGTCAGGGAACTCTTCCGCGCTGGGGAGGGCCCCTCACACCCCCGGCCCGTCCACTGCCAGTGGGGTCCCCGAGGCGGAGCTGCGGGACGTGGCTTCGGAATCCGTGGCCCTCTTCTTCATGCTCCTGCTGGACCTGACCGCCGTGGCCGGCAACGCCGCCGTGATGGCCGTCATCGCCAAGACACCCGCGCTCCGGAAATTTGTCTTTGTCTTCCACCTCTGCCTGGTGGACCTGCTGGCCGCCCTGACCCTCATGCCCCTGGCCATGCTCTCCAGCTCCGCCCTCTTTGACCATGACCTCTTTGGAGAGGTCGCCTGCCGCCTCTACTTGTTCCTGAGCGTCTGCTTCGTCAGCCTGGCCATTCTCTCGGTGTCCGCCATCAACGTGGAGCGCTATTACTACGTGGTCCACCCCATGCGCTACGAGGTGCGCATGACGCTGGGGCTGGTGACCTCCGTGCTGGTGGGCGTGTGGGTGAAGGCCTTGGCCGTGGCTTCCGTGCCCGTGCTGGGAAGGGTCTCCCGGGAGGAGGGAGCTCCCAGCATGCCCCCAGGTTGCTCACTCCAATGGAGCCGCAGTGCCTACTGCCAGCTTTTCGTGGTGGTCTTTGCCGTCCTCTACTTCCTGTTGCCCCTGCTCCTCATCCTGGTGGTCTACTGCAGCATGTTCCGCGTGGCCCGCGTGGCTGCCATGCAGCACGGGCCGCTGCCCACGTGGATGGAGACGCCCCGGCAGCGCTCCGAGTCTCTCAGCAGCCGCTCCACCATGGTCACCAGCTCGGGGGCCCACCAGACCACCCCGCACCGGACGTTTGGGGGCGGGAAGGCGGCCGTGGTCCTCCTGGCCGTGGGGGGACAGTTCCTGCTCTGTTGGTTGCCCTACTTTTCTTTCCACCTCTACGTGGCCCTGAGCGCTCAGCCCATCTCGACCAGGCAGGTGGAGAACGTGGTGACGTGGATCGGCTACTTCTGCTTCACCTCCAACCCTTTCTTCTACGGCTGCCTCAATAGGCAGATCCGGGGGGAGCTCAGCAAGCAGTTTGTCTGCTTCTTCAAGCAGGCCCcggaggaggagctgaggctgCCCAGCCGGGAGGGCTCCATCGAGGAGAACTTCCTGCAGTTCCTTCAGGGGACTGGCTGTTCCACCGAGTCCTGGGcttcccggcccctccccagccccaagcAGGAGCCGGCCGCCGTGGACTTCCGAATCCCGGGCCAGATAGCGGAGGAGACCTCGGAGCTGCTGGAGCAGCAGCTCACCAGCGACATCATCACGTCCGACAGCTACCTCcgtcctgccccctcaccccgaCCCGAGTCGTGA